One part of the Sorangiineae bacterium MSr11954 genome encodes these proteins:
- a CDS encoding FMN-binding glutamate synthase family protein — protein sequence MISLPRISPRKTFFLLAFWAFALTAAIAWYVPWIVVVFVPVGAVFLLGVYDLLQSKHAVRRNFPVIGHFRYLFESIRPELQQYFVESNSSGRPFSRDLRSLVYQRAKNVTDTVPFGTEKDVYAIGYEWINHSLLAKHPAEEPPRVRIGGPDCTRPYDASLLNVSAMSYGSLSSNAVRALNRGAKAGGFAHNTGEGGLTPHHLAEGADVIWQIGTGYFGCRDAAGKFDGARFAEKAAIDVVKMIEIKLSQGAKPGHGGILPARKLTPEIAEIRGLPMGRDVISPPTHSSFRTPIEMCLFIAKLRELAKGKPIGFKLCVGKRREFLAICKAMLETGITPDFITVDGGEGGTGAAPLEFSNVVGTPLVEGLVFVHNALNGVGLRDRIRVIASGRIVTGFDIAHKIAIGADLCNSARAMMFALGCIQAQQCNANTCPTGVATQDPELVRGLVVADKAARVANFQRNTVRAFTEILGAAGLERPEDLRPWHVLRRISPTESKHYGEMYEYLAPRALLSADLPKSYARPWHAAQASSFESAVRD from the coding sequence ATGATTTCTCTTCCTCGCATTTCCCCGCGCAAAACCTTCTTCCTCCTCGCCTTTTGGGCATTCGCGCTGACCGCGGCCATCGCCTGGTACGTCCCGTGGATCGTGGTGGTGTTCGTCCCGGTGGGCGCCGTCTTTCTCCTGGGCGTCTACGATCTGCTGCAGAGCAAACACGCCGTGCGCCGGAATTTCCCGGTCATCGGGCACTTTCGATATCTGTTCGAGTCCATACGGCCCGAGCTCCAACAGTACTTCGTGGAGTCCAACTCCTCGGGCCGCCCTTTCAGCCGCGATCTGCGCTCGCTCGTCTACCAGCGCGCCAAGAACGTGACGGACACCGTCCCCTTCGGCACCGAAAAAGACGTTTATGCGATTGGCTACGAGTGGATCAACCACTCGCTCCTGGCCAAGCACCCCGCCGAGGAGCCGCCGCGCGTCCGAATCGGCGGCCCGGATTGCACCCGACCTTACGACGCATCGCTCCTGAACGTATCGGCCATGAGCTATGGCTCGCTCAGCAGCAACGCGGTGCGCGCGCTCAATCGCGGGGCCAAAGCGGGAGGCTTCGCGCACAATACCGGAGAAGGTGGCCTGACACCGCATCATTTGGCCGAGGGCGCCGACGTGATCTGGCAAATCGGCACCGGCTATTTCGGCTGCCGGGACGCCGCCGGCAAGTTCGATGGGGCGCGCTTCGCCGAGAAAGCGGCCATCGATGTGGTGAAGATGATTGAAATCAAATTGAGCCAGGGCGCCAAACCCGGTCACGGAGGCATCCTCCCCGCCCGAAAGCTCACCCCGGAGATCGCCGAAATTCGCGGGCTGCCCATGGGGCGCGACGTGATCTCGCCCCCCACGCACTCGAGCTTTCGAACGCCCATCGAGATGTGCCTCTTCATCGCCAAGCTGCGCGAGCTGGCGAAGGGAAAGCCGATCGGCTTCAAGCTCTGCGTGGGCAAGCGGCGCGAGTTCCTCGCCATCTGCAAGGCCATGCTGGAGACGGGCATCACCCCCGACTTCATCACCGTCGATGGCGGCGAAGGCGGCACCGGCGCAGCGCCGCTCGAGTTCTCCAATGTGGTGGGCACGCCTCTGGTCGAGGGCCTGGTGTTCGTGCACAATGCGCTCAACGGCGTGGGGTTGCGCGATCGCATTCGCGTCATCGCCAGCGGCCGTATCGTCACCGGGTTCGATATCGCGCACAAAATTGCCATTGGCGCCGACCTTTGCAACTCCGCGCGCGCCATGATGTTCGCCCTCGGGTGCATCCAGGCGCAGCAGTGCAACGCGAACACGTGCCCCACGGGCGTGGCCACGCAGGATCCCGAGCTCGTGCGCGGCTTGGTCGTGGCCGACAAAGCGGCGCGCGTCGCAAACTTTCAGCGCAACACCGTGCGCGCGTTCACCGAGATCCTGGGCGCCGCGGGCCTCGAGCGCCCCGAGGATCTGCGCCCGTGGCACGTGCTGCGTCGGATCAGCCCCACCGAATCGAAGCACTACGGCGAAATGTACGAATACTTGGCGCCGCGCGCGCTGCTCTCCGCCGATCTCCCCAAGTCGTATGCGCGCCCTTGGCACGCCGCGCAGGCGTCGAGCTTCGAATCCGCCGTGCGCGACTGA
- a CDS encoding TonB-dependent receptor plug domain-containing protein, with amino-acid sequence MRRTPFFARLRRRPLFARLLTLFVVLGSVAPAMAQTRAAPPPRPAPPSAPIVPPQLLHAEPLPYPEGAHGESVVVIELTIDSSGTVENAILASGEEPFATIVLTHAQGWKFAPARRGDVDVAARTRMRIEFHPPPDSHDPARGTPDIDPRAAKAPSRANAVIEREAEVYVRGELPEPGKVTVTRDEVRQMPGAFGDSFRMLEAFPGVTPVVSGLPFFYVRGAPPGNTGYYLDGVRLPLLYHVALGPGVVHPGLIDHVDFFSGAPPAPYGRFTGGVLAGRTRAPATAFHGEWNVRLLDSGALVEAPFAEGRGSVLVAGRYGYPGLIASLASDARIAYWDYQARIAYKLTDVDTVSAFVFGSSDYLGMLREQDRGVYSVGQGPPSREKKEEQVFKSTFHRLDLRYDHRLGRAGNVRVALTLGADQSGTDLQGNEIKEYVQVGNGRIRSVALRTEIEGNVAENARVRAGADVAWDHTDLLDVSGNPLVPGRSSSTFRYAPRNDVTLGAYADVTWRPWRRVEIVPGVRADVFTSRRPDQPVVQILDRVHPIGAPASAVVAIDPRLAARIGIAQGITSITTFGLTHQPPSTLVPMAGLSLSERRDVLQTSIQGSQGFEVALPWDFTATGTFFLHEYRNLSDATASCGRIPYDAWEDPCVSRRVRGRAFGFELLVRRALTRKLTGWLSYTLSRSTREGFAIGSAGHTPIDIPQSTLAEFDRTHVLNLVGAYDLGRNWRAGLRLTLYSGRPTPRFDKEGDPAEDAPTGRLPGYYRFDVRLEKAWRIGRTGRISFVLEGLNVTLNREDIGVSCVATPDGKSRVCQPDRIGPVAFPSIGLEGSF; translated from the coding sequence ATGCGTCGTACCCCGTTCTTTGCGCGCCTGCGTCGTCGCCCGCTCTTTGCGCGCCTGCTTACGCTCTTCGTCGTGCTCGGCAGCGTCGCGCCCGCCATGGCTCAAACGCGCGCAGCACCGCCCCCGAGGCCAGCGCCGCCCTCCGCGCCCATCGTTCCGCCGCAGCTCCTGCACGCCGAGCCTCTGCCTTATCCCGAGGGCGCACACGGAGAGTCGGTGGTCGTCATCGAGCTGACCATCGATTCATCCGGCACCGTCGAAAATGCGATCCTCGCCTCGGGCGAGGAGCCCTTCGCCACGATCGTGCTCACCCACGCGCAGGGCTGGAAGTTCGCTCCCGCGCGGCGCGGCGATGTCGACGTCGCGGCCCGCACCCGCATGCGCATCGAGTTTCACCCGCCGCCGGATTCGCACGACCCCGCGCGCGGAACGCCCGACATCGACCCGCGCGCCGCCAAAGCGCCTTCGCGCGCGAACGCCGTCATCGAGCGCGAAGCGGAGGTTTACGTTCGCGGCGAGCTCCCCGAGCCGGGAAAGGTCACGGTGACCCGAGACGAAGTCCGGCAAATGCCAGGTGCGTTCGGCGATAGCTTCCGCATGTTGGAGGCATTCCCCGGCGTCACGCCCGTGGTGAGCGGCCTCCCCTTCTTTTATGTGCGCGGTGCCCCGCCCGGCAATACCGGCTACTACCTCGACGGCGTACGTCTCCCGCTGCTTTACCACGTAGCCTTGGGCCCCGGGGTGGTCCATCCCGGGCTGATCGATCACGTCGATTTCTTCTCCGGGGCCCCTCCCGCTCCCTATGGCCGCTTCACGGGCGGAGTTCTCGCAGGGCGCACCCGAGCTCCGGCCACCGCGTTTCACGGCGAGTGGAACGTGCGCCTGCTCGACAGCGGCGCCCTCGTCGAAGCGCCCTTTGCCGAAGGGCGCGGGAGCGTGCTCGTCGCCGGGCGATACGGCTATCCCGGGCTCATCGCCTCGCTCGCATCGGATGCGCGGATCGCGTATTGGGATTACCAAGCTCGTATCGCGTACAAGCTCACGGACGTGGATACCGTCAGCGCCTTCGTGTTCGGGAGCTCGGACTACCTCGGTATGCTTCGAGAGCAGGACCGAGGAGTGTATTCCGTAGGGCAGGGCCCCCCCAGCCGAGAAAAAAAAGAAGAGCAGGTCTTCAAATCGACCTTTCATCGGCTCGACCTTCGCTACGACCACCGCCTCGGCCGCGCCGGGAATGTGCGCGTGGCCTTGACCCTGGGGGCCGATCAATCGGGCACGGATCTTCAGGGCAACGAGATCAAAGAATACGTGCAGGTCGGCAATGGACGGATCCGGTCCGTCGCGCTTCGCACCGAGATCGAGGGTAACGTCGCGGAGAATGCCCGCGTGCGCGCCGGCGCCGACGTCGCCTGGGACCACACCGATCTGCTCGACGTGTCCGGCAATCCGCTGGTGCCCGGGAGAAGCTCGTCGACCTTTCGCTATGCGCCGCGAAACGATGTCACCCTCGGAGCGTACGCCGACGTCACCTGGAGGCCATGGCGCCGCGTGGAGATCGTCCCGGGGGTGCGCGCCGATGTTTTTACCTCGCGCCGGCCCGATCAACCCGTCGTCCAAATCTTGGATCGCGTGCACCCCATCGGGGCGCCGGCGAGCGCGGTGGTGGCCATCGATCCGCGCCTCGCGGCCCGGATCGGCATCGCCCAGGGCATCACCTCGATCACGACCTTCGGGCTGACGCATCAACCGCCGAGCACCTTGGTCCCCATGGCCGGCCTCTCCTTGAGCGAACGCCGCGACGTATTGCAAACATCCATTCAGGGGAGCCAAGGGTTCGAAGTCGCCTTGCCATGGGATTTTACGGCTACCGGCACTTTCTTTTTGCACGAGTACCGCAATTTGAGCGACGCCACCGCCTCGTGCGGCCGGATCCCCTACGATGCGTGGGAGGATCCATGCGTCTCCCGGCGCGTTCGCGGCCGCGCCTTCGGCTTCGAGCTGCTCGTTCGCCGCGCGCTCACCCGCAAGCTGACGGGCTGGCTCTCGTATACGCTCTCGCGCTCCACCCGCGAGGGGTTCGCCATTGGAAGCGCAGGGCACACCCCCATCGATATTCCGCAGAGCACCCTGGCGGAGTTCGACCGTACGCACGTCCTCAACCTCGTGGGCGCCTACGATCTCGGAAGGAATTGGCGCGCGGGGCTTCGCCTCACGCTGTATTCGGGCCGCCCCACCCCCCGCTTCGACAAGGAGGGTGATCCCGCCGAGGACGCACCCACCGGGCGCCTGCCGGGCTACTATCGATTCGACGTCCGGCTCGAGAAGGCGTGGCGGATCGGAAGAACCGGGCGCATCTCCTTCGTGCTCGAAGGGCTCAATGTCACGCTGAACAGAGAAGATATCGGCGTTTCGTGCGTCGCCACCCCGGACGGCAAATCACGAGTCTGCCAACCGGATCGCATCGGCCCCGTGGCCTTTCCGAGCATCGGCCTCGAGGGCAGCTTTTGA
- a CDS encoding NAD-dependent epimerase/dehydratase family protein: MVLLFVCGGTGFIGTSLVRHAVARGMQVHVLVRSERSARKVIANGAVPVWGDLARPDSWRDIAGYARWIVHLAQPETFLGRVTRARAEVYREERLALDSHLLEAARGVERMIYVAGTSYYGDLGGSSERGLHDEDARPTPRGSGPYFAPAVDRVTDEISGGLRAIVAFPGYVYGDGSWFREYVTAPLEQGKPIHMVSGPPRYASVVHVDDCARALLHLLARGEVGQRYFVVDDEPLPWLAFYGRAAEAFERRLQVCRVPAALMRVLIGDVLTESLLVNAALSNGRLRATGFVPRYPSSREGLLEVARATRVGRQEASS, encoded by the coding sequence ATGGTCTTGCTTTTCGTATGCGGTGGAACGGGATTCATTGGTACGTCACTCGTCCGCCACGCGGTCGCACGTGGTATGCAGGTGCACGTTTTGGTTCGCTCGGAGCGCTCGGCCCGCAAGGTCATCGCCAATGGCGCCGTGCCTGTATGGGGCGATCTCGCGCGGCCGGACTCTTGGAGAGACATCGCAGGTTACGCGCGTTGGATTGTGCATCTTGCGCAGCCCGAAACGTTCTTGGGGCGCGTCACGCGGGCGCGCGCCGAGGTCTATCGCGAGGAAAGGCTGGCGCTCGACAGTCATTTGCTCGAGGCCGCGCGCGGCGTAGAGCGCATGATCTACGTGGCGGGTACGAGCTATTACGGCGACCTCGGTGGGAGCTCCGAACGAGGACTGCACGACGAGGACGCGCGCCCCACACCAAGAGGCTCCGGCCCCTACTTCGCGCCGGCCGTCGATCGCGTCACGGACGAAATATCCGGTGGACTGCGCGCCATCGTGGCATTTCCTGGATATGTCTATGGAGACGGCTCTTGGTTTCGTGAGTACGTGACGGCGCCGCTCGAGCAAGGAAAGCCCATTCACATGGTCAGCGGCCCGCCGCGCTATGCGTCGGTGGTGCACGTCGACGATTGCGCACGTGCGCTGCTGCATCTTCTGGCGCGCGGCGAGGTGGGCCAGCGCTATTTCGTCGTCGACGACGAACCCCTCCCCTGGCTCGCCTTTTATGGGCGCGCGGCCGAAGCCTTCGAGCGCCGTCTGCAGGTGTGCCGGGTGCCCGCCGCCCTGATGCGCGTGCTCATTGGAGACGTGCTCACCGAATCGCTCTTGGTGAACGCTGCGCTCTCGAATGGGCGCCTGCGCGCTACCGGCTTCGTCCCACGCTATCCTTCGTCGCGCGAAGGGCTGCTCGAGGTGGCCCGCGCGACGCGCGTCGGGCGCCAAGAGGCATCTTCATGA
- a CDS encoding right-handed parallel beta-helix repeat-containing protein, which produces MRYGLALGALVGGTLVVHAAHAGSFPVTSTNDSGAGTLRDAITRANASPGPHTIPIAVTGTISLASELPNIAQAMTITGPGAAKLTVQRGSGTRYALLTIANAAVEIQGLTIARGEGGTIGGVGGIDVRGGSLSLSDCVLLENSGDTASAIYASGELSITRSVIRNNAGRYSAVYATGTTTITDTTIADNTVTAIVFPPDGRVLTIERSTISGNRSDRGVGGLQLQGGTAVIRNSTFSGNTGRQAGDFWTYSDGVTFRLLNVTAIGSSSPSIWTSNAGTVYLRNTLLGGTGARCSLGRGGIVTEGNNLSSDATCALNAPSDKPNTAPQAAPLADNGGFTKTHALLAGSPAINSGNNTALLTTDQRGKPRIAAGTIDIGAYEVEDEIDAGADGGDAGTDADAGDASPPDSGLPRDAGSRPRDAGTNAGGDAGDDPHPASPSSDGCDCVAAGTSYGTGPATAASSLAFALLFARRRRRS; this is translated from the coding sequence ATGCGATATGGGCTAGCATTGGGCGCGCTGGTGGGTGGAACATTGGTGGTGCATGCCGCGCATGCGGGCTCGTTCCCCGTGACCAGCACGAACGACTCCGGCGCCGGCACGTTGCGCGACGCCATCACGCGCGCGAACGCCTCGCCGGGGCCGCATACGATCCCGATAGCCGTCACGGGGACCATCAGCCTGGCATCGGAGCTGCCCAACATTGCGCAGGCGATGACGATCACCGGGCCAGGGGCGGCCAAGTTGACGGTGCAACGAGGCTCCGGCACCCGATACGCCCTCTTGACCATCGCCAACGCCGCCGTCGAAATCCAGGGGCTGACGATCGCCCGAGGCGAGGGTGGAACGATTGGCGGCGTGGGCGGCATCGACGTTCGAGGCGGCTCCCTGAGCCTCTCCGACTGCGTCCTCCTGGAGAACTCGGGGGACACCGCCTCCGCCATCTATGCGAGCGGCGAGCTATCCATCACGCGCAGCGTCATTCGGAACAATGCAGGCAGGTACAGCGCGGTCTACGCGACGGGGACCACCACCATCACCGACACGACCATCGCGGACAACACCGTCACGGCCATCGTGTTCCCGCCCGACGGGCGCGTGCTCACCATCGAGCGCAGTACGATTTCGGGGAACCGCAGTGACCGCGGCGTGGGCGGATTGCAGCTCCAGGGGGGTACCGCGGTCATCCGCAACTCGACCTTCTCGGGCAACACGGGCCGACAGGCCGGCGACTTCTGGACATACAGCGACGGCGTGACCTTTCGGCTCCTCAATGTCACCGCCATCGGCAGCTCGTCGCCCTCGATCTGGACCAGCAACGCGGGGACGGTCTATCTGCGCAACACGCTCCTCGGCGGCACCGGCGCGCGCTGCTCGCTCGGCCGCGGGGGCATCGTCACCGAAGGAAACAACCTCTCCAGCGACGCAACATGCGCGCTGAACGCCCCCAGCGACAAGCCGAACACCGCACCCCAGGCGGCCCCGCTCGCCGACAACGGCGGTTTCACGAAGACGCACGCGCTCCTCGCCGGCAGCCCCGCCATCAACTCCGGAAACAACACAGCGCTGCTCACCACCGACCAACGCGGAAAACCACGCATCGCCGCCGGCACCATCGACATCGGCGCCTACGAGGTGGAGGACGAGATCGACGCCGGCGCAGATGGGGGCGATGCCGGCACCGACGCAGATGCGGGCGACGCAAGTCCGCCCGATTCGGGTCTCCCTCGCGACGCAGGCAGCCGTCCACGCGATGCCGGCACCAACGCAGGCGGAGATGCCGGCGATGATCCCCATCCCGCTAGCCCCAGCTCCGACGGGTGCGACTGCGTTGCAGCCGGCACAAGCTACGGCACGGGCCCCGCAACTGCCGCTTCGAGCCTGGCATTTGCGCTCCTCTTCGCACGCCGCCGCCGCCGCTCCTAA